The genomic interval GACCACCACGGCCGGAGCTCGCGGCACGGACCTTGCGCCCCGGCGGGCTCGCGAGGCGCCCCCGGTTCGGTGGGGGGTGCGGTTGGGGGAGGTGACGAGGCGTACGGGATCAGGGGTTGCGGTAGGGGCGGAAGAACTCGCGCAGTTCGTGGGCGTAGGACTCGGGTTCCTCGAACGGGGCGAAGTGGCCGCCGCGGGGGGCCTCGGTGACGCGGACGGTGTTGGCGACGCGGTCGAGCCAGGCGCGGGGTGGCTGCAGCACGTCGCCGCGGTAGAGGGTGAAGCCGGAGGGGACCTCGACGCGCCGGGCGTGCTGGGCGGGGTCGATGGCGGCGTTGGCCCTGTACATGCGCATGGACGAGCCGATCGTGCCGGTCAGCCAGTAGATCGTCACGTTGGTGAGGATCTCGTCGCGGGTGAAGCTGCGGTCGAGGTCGCCGGCGCAGTCGCTCCAGGAGCGCATCTTTTCGACCATCCAGGCGGCCAGGCCGGCGGGGGAGTCGGTGAGGCCGACGGCCGCGGTTTGCGGCTTGGTGCGGTGGATCATCGCGTACGCGCCCTCGCGCGCGCCCCACTCGGCGGCTTCGCGCAGGTAAGCGGATTCCGAAGGGGTCAGCGTGGCCGGGTCGCCGGTGAAGACGGGCAGGCCGGCGTCGGTGCGGTGCACGGCGGTGACGCGGGCGGGGTGGTCGAGCGCCAGGTAACGGGCGACGTGGCTGCCCATGTCGCCGCCCGCGGCGCCGAAACGGCGGTGGCCCAGGTCGGTCATCAGGGCTGCCCACAGGTTGGCGACGTCGATCGAGTTCAGCGGCTGAGCGGGCCGTTCGGAATAGCCGAAGCCCGGCATGTCGGGCACGACCACGTCGAACGCGTCGGCCGGGTCGCCGCCGTGGGCGCCCGGGTCGGTGAGCAGCGGGATCACCTTGAGGTAGCGCCAGAACGAGTCGGGCCAGCCGTGGCAGAGAAGGAGCGGGAACGGCGCCGGGCCCCGGCCCCGGGCGTGGATCGCGTGGATGCCGTTGCGCCGCACGTGCGGGAACTCGTTGAGCGCGGCCTCCTGTTTGCGCCAGTCGAAACCGTCGGCCCAGTACTCGACCAGCTCGCGCAGATAGCCGACGTCGGCGCCGAGCTCCCAGCCGGCTTCCTCGGGCGTGTCGGGCCAGCGGGTGGCGCGCAGCCGGGCGCGCAGGTCGTCGAGTGCGGCTGGTTCAGCCGGGGGCAACGTCGGCATGCGCCCGACCATAGCCGCCCGAGGCGAGCCGTACCGCCCCGGCTCACTCCATCGATGGGTGTGTGTTTTTCAGGTTCTGCGAAGGGAGCGGGACAGGCCGGCGGCGATGGTTGTGGCCAGGATGACGCCGGCGATGATGAAGGCGTACGAGGCCCACTGGTGGGCGCCGCGCGGCACGAAAGCGGACTGCTGGCCGAAGTCGAGGATCGGCAGGAGCAGGTCGAGCGTGTAGATCAGGGCGTTGAACGGCGGCGCCTTGGCCGGCTCGGCGGCGGCGGGGGGACTGGCGCCGAAGACGACGGTGCCCAGCACGAGCAGGGCGGCGAAGATGACCGCGGCCCGTTGGGGCAGGTAACCGTAGCCGACCGTCGCGTCCTGCAGGTAACCCCACACCCGTGCGGCCCGGCTCGCGCGCCGGGTGTCGCGGCGTTGACGGGCCAGCAGCAGCACGCGGGCGGCGTCGGGCCGGCCCTGGGCGCGCAGCACGGTGGCCAGTTGCTCGTACGGCTGGCGGTGGTGCCCGCCGGGGTCGCGTGACAGCCAGTCGACGCGGCGGGCCGGGGTGGTCTGCGGGTCGAGGATGTCGTAGGTGAGCCCGTCCAGCAGGAGCACCGCCGGCCAGGTCGCCGGGTCGTCGCGCAGGACCCCCGTACGGGCGTAACGCAGGTCGATCGATCCGGGCGGCGCGGCGAACCGCAGCGTGATCTCGCCCGCCTGCACCCGCCAGCAGTGCAGTTCCTCAACGGCGGCGTCGTCGAAGCAGAGCCGGGTGCCGATCTGCGCCCCGGTCAGATGCACGCTGCCCTCGGCCCGGAAACCGTCGCAGCAGTTGAGCAGGCCGCCGGCGCGCAGCCCGTTGGCCGCCAGCGCCGCTCCGCCCGGGTTGGCCAGCGACGCGCCTTCGAGCCGGACGGGACCGCTGACCACGGCGTCCTCCATCCGGAAGGCGCCCCGCACCCGGAGCTTGTGCCGCCCGTCGAGCTCCCCCTCGATGCGGGCGGCGTCGAAGCGAAGAGCCACCCCGCCCGTACGCTCGAAGACGCCCTCGGCCAGGCTGAGCGTGCGGTGGATCTCGGTGCTCAGGGCCCGCACCTCGCCCGTGATCTCGGTGCCGTTGCCCAGGAACAACCCGCCGCTCAGGGTGGCCCGGTCGAGCCGGACGACCACGCGGCCCGGGTTGCGCAGCGTCGACCCGGTGAACGTGAGCGCGTCCCCGATGCGGGCGTGCCGCATCCGTACCTCACCGTCCACTGTGCAGCGGCGGGCGAAGAAGCCGCCCTCCACCACGACGCTGTCGGCCGAGATACCCGAACCCAGAGTGGCGTCGTCGAGCGTGATGTTGCCGGAACACCGGGTGTGGAAGAGGTTGAGCCGCCCCCGCAGGGTGGACCCGCGGGCCGAGATGTCGCCGTTCACGGTGGCGTTGGCCGCCCTCAAGCCGGGCAACGTGCAGCCGGTGAAGCTGACGAACCGTAGATGCGTCCAGCTCAGGTCGGGCGCGGTGTCGAAGTCGCAGTCCTCGAACCGCAGCGGCGCCGTGATCTCGGCAAACCCCAGGTCGAACGCGCCCTCGACCGTCGCGCCGGCGATGTGGACGGAACGTAGGTCACCCGCAGTCCGCAACGCCTCGGCAAGCTGTGGCCCGCGCAGCACCGGGTCTTCCCGTACGTCCACCCGGGTGCCCGCCCGTGCGGCTGCCACCACGGCCGTCTCGGCCTCGCTGAGCGTCATGTCGCATGATTCTGCCGACGCCGGTCGCGCCGTGGGGGGCAGGGTCAAGCTATGGGGCCGGAGCGGCCCTGCCGGCCCCCGCTCACCGCGACCGAGCGGGAGACGCCGGCGGCTCTGCTGCGGAAACTGGTGCCGCGGGCCGAGCCCGGTGACGCTTCAGGGTGACCGTGAACGTGGCGCCCTCGCCCGGGCGGCCCTCGGCCGCGATGGTGCCGCCGTGGCTGGTGACGACCTCGCGCACCAGGGCCAGACCCAGCCCGAACCGGCGGTCACCGGCGCCCGCGCCGCGGTGGAAGCGGTCGAACAGGCGGGAGGCGTCGGCGGGGTGGAAGCCGGGGCCGGTGTCCTCCACACGCACCTCGGCGTTGCGCTCGGTGCAGCGTACGGTGACCCCGATGGCGCCGCCCGGGGGAGTGTGCGTCAGCGCGTTGGCCAGCAGCTCGCTCACCACCCGGCGCAGGGCCGAGGGCACGCCGTCGACCTCCACGGGGTGCTCCGGTGTGCTCAGGGTGACGGTGACCGATCGCTCGGCGGCCCGGTCGGACTCGTGTGCCACCGCCGCCTCGGCCAGCGCCGTCAGGTCGACCGGAGCGGTGGGCGGGCGGTCGTCGGGGGAACCGGCCAGCCGGGCCGAGAGCAGCAGCTCCTCGACGATCTCGCCCAGGCGGCGGGTGGTGCCGACCAGCCGTTCCAGGTCGCGGCGGTCGGAGCTGCGGGCGCGGCGGGCGAGCAGCTGGGCGCGGGTGTGCACCTGGGCGATGGGGGTGCGCAGCTCGTGGCTGGCGTCGGCCACGAACCGGCGCTGCCGGGCGAGCGCCTCGACCAGCGGAGCCACCGAGCGGTGCGCGACGACGAGCCCGGTGGCCAGCGCGGCCAGCACGCCGATCGTGGCGGCCAGCGCGAACGCCCACAGCAGGTGCCGCCGGTCGGCCAGCTGGTAGCGCGCGTCGAACACGGCCTGGACGACGCCGGTGTCGGTGGCCTGGGTGCGTACGTGATAGACGGTGCCGTCCCGGGGAACGGTCACGATCTCGCGGTCGCCACCGGCAGCGACCCGATAGATGGCGTCGCGCAAGGGGAAACCGGCCGGGGGCTGTGCCGGGCCGGCGGTGATGCGGCCCTGCTCGAGCACGATGATCCAGGTGCAGCCGACCGGCCCGGTGACGCTGCCGTTCTCGGCGCCCCACGCCAGTTCCCGCTGGATCTGGCGTTCCTGGCCGGCCACCAGCGTCGTGTACGCCACCGCCCCGACCAACGCCAGCAGCAGCCCGACGGCCGTGCCGACCAGCAGGCTCATCCGGATCCGGGCGCGGCGTATGATCGCGCGTTCGGGCTCGGTCACAGCGTGCCCAGCCGGTAACCCAGGCCGTGCACCGTACGCACGACGCCGCGGCCCAGTTTGCGCCGCAGGTAATAGACGTACGTGTCCACGATGGACGCGGCCGGCGCCTCGTCGAACACGCCCGCCCGCAGCTGATCGCGGGAGTGCACCGTGGACGGCCGTGCGGCCAGCACACGCAGCAGTTCGAACTCGCGCGAGGACAACGCCACCCGGCCGCCGTCGGCCAGCACGACGTCGCGCATCGCCAGGTCGAGAAGCCCGTCACCGACGCGCAGCACCTCGGCCGTGTCCGGCGTGCGCCGGCACAGGGCGCGCAGCCGGGCGCTCAGCTCGTCCAGGTCGAACGGTTTGGCCAGGTAGTCGTCGGCGCCGACGTCGAGGCCCGCGATCCGGTCGGCCACGGTGCCGAGCGCGGTGAGCATCAGGGCGCGAGCGGGCACGGCACGGGAGCGGAGCCGCGCGAGCAGGTCCAGCCCGTCCAGCGCGGGCAGCAGACGGTCGATCACCATCACGTCGTACGGCCTGGTCAGCCCGAGGTGCAGGCCGCGTTGCCCGTCGGGGGCCCGATCGACCGCGTAACCCTCGTCGCGTAACGCGTCGGTCAGCAGTTCGCTCAGCTCGGTGTCGTCCTCGACGAGCAGAAGGCGGCGCATCCATCGACAGTCGCATATGTCTTGGTGCTTGCAAAGGCGAAAGTTGAGTTCACAACCTCTCAATTGACTGCGAGCTTCTCCCGTACGGGCTCCGCCCGGCGCTCGCGGCGTTCGATGAAGCTCAGCAGCGGCGTCGTCATGATGGTGGTGACCAGCGCGACCAGCACCAGGACGGTGAACAGCGAGGAGTTCACCACCCCGGCCTCGAGACCGACGTTGAGCGCGATGAGCTGCATCAGCCCGCGGGCGTTCATTAGCGCGCCCACACGCAGCGACACGCCGTTCGTCTCGCCCCGCAGCCGGGCCGCGCCCCAGCACGCGCCGAACTTGCCGACGATGGCCGCCGTCACGCACACCACCGCGAACAGCAGCACCGCCGGGTCGCTGAGCAGGCCGAACTCCGTACGCAGGCCCGAGAACGTGAAGAACAGCGGCAGGAAGACGGCCGTGGCGACGGGCGAGAG from Paractinoplanes brasiliensis carries:
- a CDS encoding epoxide hydrolase family protein, with the translated sequence MPTLPPAEPAALDDLRARLRATRWPDTPEEAGWELGADVGYLRELVEYWADGFDWRKQEAALNEFPHVRRNGIHAIHARGRGPAPFPLLLCHGWPDSFWRYLKVIPLLTDPGAHGGDPADAFDVVVPDMPGFGYSERPAQPLNSIDVANLWAALMTDLGHRRFGAAGGDMGSHVARYLALDHPARVTAVHRTDAGLPVFTGDPATLTPSESAYLREAAEWGAREGAYAMIHRTKPQTAAVGLTDSPAGLAAWMVEKMRSWSDCAGDLDRSFTRDEILTNVTIYWLTGTIGSSMRMYRANAAIDPAQHARRVEVPSGFTLYRGDVLQPPRAWLDRVANTVRVTEAPRGGHFAPFEEPESYAHELREFFRPYRNP
- a CDS encoding sensor histidine kinase; the encoded protein is MTEPERAIIRRARIRMSLLVGTAVGLLLALVGAVAYTTLVAGQERQIQRELAWGAENGSVTGPVGCTWIIVLEQGRITAGPAQPPAGFPLRDAIYRVAAGGDREIVTVPRDGTVYHVRTQATDTGVVQAVFDARYQLADRRHLLWAFALAATIGVLAALATGLVVAHRSVAPLVEALARQRRFVADASHELRTPIAQVHTRAQLLARRARSSDRRDLERLVGTTRRLGEIVEELLLSARLAGSPDDRPPTAPVDLTALAEAAVAHESDRAAERSVTVTLSTPEHPVEVDGVPSALRRVVSELLANALTHTPPGGAIGVTVRCTERNAEVRVEDTGPGFHPADASRLFDRFHRGAGAGDRRFGLGLALVREVVTSHGGTIAAEGRPGEGATFTVTLKRHRARPAAPVSAAEPPASPARSR
- a CDS encoding response regulator transcription factor; amino-acid sequence: MRRLLLVEDDTELSELLTDALRDEGYAVDRAPDGQRGLHLGLTRPYDVMVIDRLLPALDGLDLLARLRSRAVPARALMLTALGTVADRIAGLDVGADDYLAKPFDLDELSARLRALCRRTPDTAEVLRVGDGLLDLAMRDVVLADGGRVALSSREFELLRVLAARPSTVHSRDQLRAGVFDEAPAASIVDTYVYYLRRKLGRGVVRTVHGLGYRLGTL